In one window of Miscanthus floridulus cultivar M001 chromosome 12, ASM1932011v1, whole genome shotgun sequence DNA:
- the LOC136497430 gene encoding myb-related protein Zm1-like, translating to MGKGRAPCCAKVGLNKGSWTPEEDMRLIAYIRKYGHANWRALPKHAGLLRCGKSCRLRWINYLCPDLKRGNFTAEEEETIIKLHGLLGNKWSKIASCLPGRTDNEIKNVWNTHLKKRVSPAGGGEDRGAAGSKKKKNAAAGGGAEEPLPSPSPSPSSSTTTTTNCSSGDDSGEQQSNTSKEEPDDNELDLENLEMMPMLDDPTFGFDMLVDPVPPAPYGPAVSVSVSSPCASSTSPPPAPACAPPGVDDHLLVLPEIDIDHELWSIIDGDGDGDGGASACTMAAAEAPAPAPCGQLSNASQPPNGGANTSSHGAEEGKEWWLEDLERELGLWGPVEDYQYPVGPHGLVADHPDPLTAMVDDPVSCYFQAGPPPPCMLQEPGYSAAAVTSSNQMGL from the exons ATGGGGAAGGGCCGGGCACCGTGCTGCGCCAAGGTGGGGCTCAACAAGGGCTCCTGGACGCCGGAGGAGGACATGCGCCTCATCGCCTACATTCGGAAGTACGGCCACGCCAACTGGCGCGCTCTGCCCAAGCATGCAG GTTTGCTGCGGTGCGGGAAGAGCTGCCGGCTGCGTTGGATCAACTACCTCTGCCCGGACCTCAAGCGCGGCAACTTCaccgccgaggaggaggagaccatCATCAAGCTCCACGGCTTGCTCGGCAACAA GTGGTCCAAGATCGCGTCGTGCCTGCCGGGCCGGACGGACAACGAGATCAAGAACGTCTGGAACACGCACTTGAAGAAGCGGGTGTCGCCGGCCGGCGGCGGGGAGGACCGCGGCGCCGCCgggtccaagaagaagaagaacgccgCCGCTGGCGGTGGCGCCGAGGAGCCGctcccgtcgccgtcgccgtcgccgtcctcgTCCACCACGACGACGACCAACTGCTCCAGCGGCGACGACTCCGGCGAGCAGCAGAGCAACACGAGCAAGGAGGAGCCGGACGACAACGAGCTGGACCTGGAGAACCTCGAGATGATGCCCATGCTCGACGACCCCACCTTCGGCTTCGACATGCTGGTGGACCCCGTGCCGCCGGCGCCGTACGGCCCGGCAGTATCCGTGTCCGTGTCGTCGCCCTGCGCCTCGTCCACgtccccgccgccggcgccggcgtgcGCCCCGCCCGGCGTGGACGACCACCTGCTCGTGCTGCCGGAAATCGACATCGACCACGAGCTGTGGAGCATcatcgacggcgacggcgacggcgacggcggcgcctcCGCttgcaccatggccgccgccgaggCACCGGCACCGGCGCCGTGCGGCCAGCTGAGCAATGCGTCGCAGCCGCCGAACGGCGGCGCCAACACGAGCAGCCACGGAGCGGAGGAGGGAAAGGAGTGGTGGTTGGAGGACCTGGAGAGGGAGTTGGGCCTGTGGGGCCCCGTGGAGGACTACCAGTACCCAGTGGGCCCACATGGTCTGGTCGCTGACCACCCGGACCCGCTCACTGCCATGGTGGACGACCCAGTGTCCTGCTACTTCCAAGCGGGCCCGCCTCCGCCATGCATGCTCCAGGAACCCGGATACTCTGCTGCTGCAGTCACAAGCAGTAACCAGATGGGGTTGTGA
- the LOC136497718 gene encoding uncharacterized protein has protein sequence MDVPQVSQLCEMLDNISAELQGQEVVYQWVEWLRDSSRSHLWFDDKMTLGSDIVIHNRDNRAVSRTNSLESVIPLMMTYSSKKRYQAFLEDLHMCMICLNQSKGSNFIKLSCQHLFCVKCMETLCRMHVKEGTVFQLVCPDTKCNASIPPYVLKRLLTGEEFERWDRLVLKKALDSMSDVVYCPRCGIGCLEDESNNAQCPKCSFIFCSLCKEPCHPGKHCITPEDMIKRQQASGRMSEKDMTRELLTIRKMFNDIQLCPKCRMPIVKTEGCNKMSCGNCGQLLCFRCGRAIDGHDHFWNGSCVLFELRQYSDVTPFERHMEEVQIGRRVKVQLSPIGSTIRCPKCRQRNFKDNEEYIFCWACRIHYCSLCRMRVEDKYTKSGHYRSSECVGLGNF, from the exons ATGGATGTGCCTCAAGTTTCTCAGCTCTGTGAGATGCTTGACAACATATCGGCAGAGCTGCAGGGGCAGGAGGTTGTGTATCAGTGGGTTGAGTGGTTACGGGATTCTTCAAGGTCACATCTCTGGTTTGATGATAAAATGACACTAGGCTCAGATATTGTAATCCACAACCGAGATAACCGTGCAGTCTCAAGAACAAATTCATTGGAGTCTGTAATCCCTTTGATGATGACTTACAGCAGTAAGAAGCGCTATCAAGCTTTTCTTGAGGATCTCCATATGTGCATGATATGTCTTAACCAGAGCAAAG GCTCAAACTTCATCAAGCTTTCATGCCAACACCTATTTTGTGTGAAGTGCATGGAGACCTTATGCAGAATGCACGTCAAGGAAGGTACTGTGTTTCAGTTGGTATGCCCTGATACCAAGTGCAATGCTTCAATTCCACCATATGTGTTGAAGAGGCTTCTTACGGGAGAAGAATTTGAACGTTGGGATAGGCTTGTTCTTAAGAAAGCATTGGACTCGATGTCAGATGTGGTTTACTGTCCAAGATGTGGGATTGGTTGCTTGGAAGATGAGAGTAACAATGCACAATGCCCAAAATGTTCCTTTATCTTTTGCTCGTTATGTAAGgaaccatgccatcctgggaagCACTGCATAACTCCAGAAGACATGATCAAAAGACAGCAG GCATCAGGCAGGATGTCAGAGAAGGATATGACGCGGGAACTGCTCACCATCAGAAAAATGTTCAATGATATTCAACTATGTCCAAAATGCCGAATGCCTATCGTCAAAACAGAAGGGTGCAACAAAATGTCGTGTGGCAACTGTGGTCAGTTGCTCTGCTTCCGCTGTGGCAGGGCGATCGATGGCCATGACCATTTCTG GAACGGCAGCTGTGTGCTCTTTGAGCTACGTCAGTATAGCGATGTAACGCCATTCGAGAGGCATATGGAAGAAGTTCAAATTGGCCGCCGGGTTAAAGTTCAACTGAGCCCAATCGGTAGTACTATCAGATGCCCTAAATGTCGCCAGAGAAATTTCAAG GACAACGAGGAATACATTTTCTGCTGGGCTTGCCGGATCCACTACTGCTCATTGTGCAGGATGAGGGTTGAGGACAAATACACGAAGTCAGGGCACTACCGGTCGTCAGAGTGTGTGGGGCTTGGAAACTTCTAG